One stretch of Corvus hawaiiensis isolate bCorHaw1 chromosome 1, bCorHaw1.pri.cur, whole genome shotgun sequence DNA includes these proteins:
- the TMEM158 gene encoding transmembrane protein 158: MLPLLFPALLAACLPPCQGWSPSAAASGQEEQEQELFLPPANSSSRSLASLEMDLDGAASKEEGSTDSPGTPATPSQGPFPSAPTTSGQDQQGQQQQEQQQRPQPQGQPQPAEDPHCNISVQRQMLSSLLVRWSRPLGIQCDLLLFSTNSHGRAFFSAAFHRVGPPLLIEHLGLAAGGAQQDLRLCVGCSWVRGRRVGRLRSAAPQPPAAPQPPAAAAAAAAAASSSLSYTPAAEPGQYWLQGEPLNFCCLDFSLEELKGEPGWRMNRKPIESTLVACFMTLVIIVWSVAALIWPVPIIAGFLPNGMEQRRGTAAGTATAAAAK, from the coding sequence ATGCTGCCGCTGCTCTTCCCGGCACTGCTGGCCGCCTGCCTGCcgccctgccagggctggagcccctcggCGGCTGCCAgcgggcaggaggagcaggagcaggagctcttCTTGCCCCCTGCCAACTCCTCCTCCCGCTCCTTGGCCAGCCTCGAGATGGACCTCGACGGGGCAGCAAGCAAGGAGGAAGGCAGCACCGACAGCCCGGGCACACCGGCTACCCCTAGCCAAGGGCCTTTCCCTTCCGCTCCCACCACCTCCGGGCAGGAccagcaggggcagcagcagcaggagcagcagcagcgtcCCCAGCCGCAGGGGCAGCCGCAGCCCGCCGAGGACCCGCACTGCAACATCAGCGTGCAGCGGCAGATGCTGAGCTCGCTGCTGGTCCGCTGGAGCCGCCCGCTGGGCATCCAGTGCGACCTCTTGCTCTTCTCCACCAACAGCCACGGGCGGGCCTTCTTCTCCGCCGCCTTCCACCGCGTGGGGCCGCCGCTGCTTATCGAGCACCTGGGGCTGGCGGCCGGCGGCGCCCAGCAGGACTTGCGCCTCTGCGTGGGCTGCAGCTGGGTGCGGGGCAGGCGGGTCGGGCGCCTGCGGAGCGCCGCGCCCcagccccccgccgcccctcagccccccgccgctgctgctgccgcggccgccgccgcctcctcctcgcTTTCCTACACGCCGGCGGCCGAGCCCGGCCAGTACTGGCTGCAAGGGGAGCCGCTGAATTTCTGCTGCCTGGATTTCAGCTTGGAGGAGCTGAAGGGCGAGCCGGGCTGGCGGATGAACCGCAAGCCCATCGAGTCCACCTTGGTGGCTTGTTTCATGACTCTGGTCATCATCGTATGGAGCGTGGCCGCCCTCATCTGGCCTGTGCCCATCATCGCCGGATTCCTGCCCAACGGCATGGAGCAGCGCCGCGGCACCGCCGCCggcaccgccaccgccgccgccgccaagTAG